Proteins co-encoded in one Malus domestica chromosome 09, GDT2T_hap1 genomic window:
- the LOC103442555 gene encoding uncharacterized protein has protein sequence MLIFFIELLKRSQSLLQKFRRSKREEIMNSSKAIVAASVGVVEALKDQGICRWNSTLRYVGQKAKSQVRSFSQANNTLSSPSASALSKVRDEKLKKSEESLRTVMFLSCWGPNN, from the coding sequence ATGCTCATCTTCTTCATCGAACTCTTAAAACGTTCACAATCACTACTACAGAAGTTCAGAAGATCaaagagagaagaaatcatGAATTCAAGCAAGGCTATAGTGGCAGCAAGTGTTGGAGTTGTGGAGGCACTCAAGGACCAAGGGATTTGCAGATGGAACTCGACTTTGAGATATGTAGGTCAAAAAGCCAAGAGCCAAGTGAGGTCATTTTCTCAGGCCAACAACACGCTCTCTTCTCCTTCTGCTTCGGCTCTGAGTAAAGTGAGAGATGAGAAGCTCAAGAAGTCAGAGGAGTCTTTGAGGACAGTCATGTTTTTGAGCTGCTGGGGTCCCAACAACTAA